The Rhizobiaceae bacterium genome contains the following window.
GACGAGGGGCTGACCTTTGTCTGCATGAGCCGCTTTGCCTCCGATCCGGAATGGACGCGCCACTATCCGCAGCTGCCCTTTGTGACGCTGCGCCTGGCCGGGATGGCCTGCCTGCATTTCAATGTGCCCTACGGGCTCTCGACGGTGCGTGAGGATCACGCCGGATTCTACAAGCGCATCTATCGTTCGGAATGTATCAGCGGGCCGCGTCCCTATCCGGGCGTCTTGTCGACGGTCGTTCTCTACCGGACGGACGCGCATACGGACAAGGAAGCATTTTTCTCGCGGTTTCCCTTTTTCCGTTCCACGCCGATGGAGCGCCGGATGCTGTTTGCAAAACCGGCGATGGGTGAACCGGAACCGCTGACGATCCTGCCGACCGCACGCTTCGCAAAAGCTGCATGAGGCGGACGCACGTGCCATAAGGGGGCATGAGCGAAAGAACGGGAATCATCCAATCGACGGTGTGGGCGCCCGAACTGGAGGCGGTGGAGTTGGATCGCGCCGCGCGCGGCGTCACCGAAAGGCGTTTCAGCAAGGGCAACTATCTGTGCCATCGTGGCGACAAGGTGGCCTACTGGCACGGCGTCGTGACCGGCCTCGTCAAGATGAGTTCGGTGTCGCAAAGCGGCAAAGCGATCACATTTGCCGGTATCGGAGCAGGCGGCTGGTTCGGCGAAGGGTCGGTGCTGAAGGATGAGCCGCGCAAGTACGATCTGGTGGCAATCCGCGACACGCATATATTGATGATGAACAGGGCCACCTTCATCTGGCTTTATGAAAACAGCGCAGGTTTCAATCGCTTTCTGGTCCGGCAACTTAACGAACGCCTGGCCCAGTTCATCGCCACCACCGAATATGAACGGCTGCTGGACCCAAAGGCCCGCGTTGCGCGCCAATTGTCGTGGCTCAGCAATCCGCTCTTGTGCCCACATGTGGGCGACGTCATCGAAATCACGCAGGACGAGCTGGCGCTGCTGGCGACCGTGTCGCGCCCGCTGGTCAACCGCAGCCTGCAGGAGCTTGCGCAGGAGCGGCTCGTGAGCTTCGCTCACGGATCGATCACCATTCTCAACCGGCAGAAGCTGGGTGATTATGGCGCGTCGGAGGATGTCGGCTGAGACCCGGAACTGGCACGGGTAGCGCACATGACAACGGCGGGGTCTGTCTGTCAAGGCCGGGATTGATATTCGGCAACGTCGCCTCCTAATCTCGCGATAGACCAACTGCCTATTTGCGCTTGGCGCTTCAGGTGGCAGTATCGATACAGACCGCCTTAAGGCGGCAGGGAGGAGAATGGCATGAATGCGACGGCGTTGCCCGCCGGCATAACGCTCGACACTTTCCCGAAATACCTTCTGCTGAACGCCCGGCGTTTCGGTGACAGGCCTTCACTGCGGCACAAGGACTACGGCATCTGGCAAAGCTGGACCTGGGCCGAACAACTCGATGAAGTGCGTGCCCTGGCGATTGGGCTGCAAGGCATGGGTTTGTCCCATGGCGAGCGTGTTGCGGTCATCGGGGCCAATCGGCCCCGGCTTTACTGGACCATTTGCGCGGCGCAGTCGCTCGGCGCGATCCCGGTGCCTGTCTACGCCGACGCCGTGGCCGAAGAGCTTGCCTATGTGCTGGATCACGCCGAAGTGCGCTTCGCGGTCGTGCAGGACCAGGAGCAGGTGGACAAGATCCAGTCGTTCGCGGGCAGCATCCCGCTGTTGCACACCATCGTCTATGACGAGCCGCGGGGCCTTCGCGACTACGATCACACGCATCTTCATTCCTTCGCCGATGTGCAGGCGGAGGGACGTTCGCGGCTTGCCGGAGATCCGCAGCTTGGCACGCGCTGGGAGGAAGGCATTCGTTCAGCGAGCGGCGACGATATCTCCGTGATGCTCTACACGTCCGGCACAACCGGACGTTCGAAGGGCGTCATGCTGACGGCGAAAGGCTCCGTCGCGGCGGCAAGCGATACGGTTGTATTCGATCACCTCACCGAGAAGGACAGCGTGTTGGCCTACCTGCCGCTGGCATGGGTTGGCGACCACTATATGAACTATGCGCAGGGATACGTGTCCGGCTTCTGCATGAATTGTCCCGAAAGCGCGGAAACCGTCGCGCAGGACCTGCGCGAAATCGCACCGTCCTTCTATTTCGCGCCGCCGCGGGTGTTTGAGGGGCTGTTGACGAGCGTGACCATCCGTATGGAAGACGCTAGCAAGCTAAAGCAGCGCCTGTATCGCTATTTCATCGGTGTTGCCCGGAAGCACGGAGAATCCATACTGGAAGGCAGACCTGTGCCGCTTGGTGCAAGGCTGTCATATGCGCTGGGGCGCTTTTTCATCTATGAGCCGCTGAAGAACGTGCTCGGCATGTCGAATATCCGCGTCGCCTACACTGCGGGCGAGGCGATCGGGCAGGACCTGTTTTCCTTCTTTCGCTCGCTCGGCATCAATCTGAAACAGCTCTACGGGCAGACGGAAGCATTCCTCTACGTGACCTGCCAGAAGGACGGCGCGGTGCGCTCCGATGCGGTCGGGCCTGCCGCTCCGAATGTCGAAATCCGGGTGTCCGACGCGGGCGAGGTCCAGTTCAGGTCGCCGGGACAGTTTTCCGGCTACTTCAAGCAGGATGAGGCGACTCGGGAGACGGTCACAGACGACGGTTTCGTAAAAACAGGTGATGCAGGCTTCTTCGAAGCGGACGGTCAGTTGAGGATCATCGACCGTGCCAAGGATGTCGGCAAGCTCAATGACGGCGCGCTGTTTGCGCCGAAGTATATCGAGAACGTGCTGAAATTCTTCCCGAACATCAAGGAAGCGGTGGCGTTCGGTCACGGCAAGGACTTCGTGACTGCCTTCATCAACATCGATCTTCAGGCGGTGGGCAACTGGGCGGAGAAGAACAACATCGCCTATGCGTCTTACCAAGAGCTGGCCGGACATCCGGAAGTCTACAGAATGATTGCCGGGCATGTCGACGAAACCAACCGGCGGCTGGCGCAGGAGCCGATGATGGCGGGCGCACAGATCAGGCGATTTCTCGTGTTGCACAAGGAACTCGATGCGGATGACGGCGAACTGACGCGCACGCAAAAGGTGCGGCGCAGCTTTGTCGCCGACCGCTATGAGCCGTTGATCGACGCGCTTTACGACGGCTCCGCTGAGAAGAGCGTCGAAACCGAGGTGACCTATGAAGACGGGCGCAAGGGGCGCATCCGCGCGACAGTGCGGATCGATGATGCCCCCACCTATGGCGGGAAGGCACCGATACGGGAGGCCGCCGAATGAACATGCATCCCGAACATACCGAAATCGTCGCCGCACATGATGACGGTATTGCGCCCGGCGAACTGCTCATGGATGTGCGCAACGTATCCCTGCGCTTCGGGGGCGTGAAGGCGATCACCGACATTTCCTTCAATGTGAGGAAGGGCGAAATCCGCGCCATCATCGGGCCGAACGGCGCTGGCAAGACATCGATGCTGAATGTCATCAACGGGTTCTACACGCCGCAGGAAGGCACGATCACTTTCAGGGGCGTGCAGCGGCGCGCAATGAAGCCGCATCACGCCGTGCGGCAGGGCATTGCGCGAACCTTTCAGAACGTGGCGCTGTTCAAGGGCATGTCCACGCTCGACAACATCATGGCGGGTCGGTCCGTGAAGATGAGCCGCGGACTTGGCTGGCAGATGCTTTGGCATGGTCCCGCGTTACGCGAAGAGATCGAGCACCGCGAAAAGGTCGAGGAGATCATCGACTTCCTCGAAATCCAGCACATTCGCAGAACGCCCGTCGGCAAGCTGCCATACGGATTGCAAAAGCGGGTCGAGCTTGGCCGCGCACTGGCGATGGAGCCGTCCCTTCTTCTTCTCGACGAGCCGATGGCGGGCATGAACCTTGAGGAGAAGGAGGACATGAGCCGCTTCATCCTCGATGTGAACCGCCAGCGCGGCACGACAATCTGCCTGATCGAACACGACATGGGCGTCGTCATGGACCTTTCGGATCGAGTGGTCGTGCTGGACTACGGCAAGAAAATCGCCGACGGCGTGCCGGATGAGGTGAAGTCCAATCAGCAGGTCATCGATGCCTATCTCGGCGTGGCGCATTAGGAGCAGGAAATGATCTTTTCGTCACTCACCATTACGCCGCTCATCTCGTTGATCGCCGGCATACTCATTCTCGTCATGCCGCGCCTGCTCAACTACATCGTGGCGATCTACCTGATCCTGATCGGCCTTGTTGGCCTGTTTCCGAATTTGGCCGGCTGACCATGGAGTGGCTTGATTCCGTCTTCGTCAAACCGTTTCAGGACATGGTCGCGGCCCCGGATTTCCTGTTGCAGGTGCTGTGGGAAGGTCTCGTCGCGGGCGTGCTCTATGCGCTGATCGCGCTCGGTTTCGTGCTGATCTACAAATCCTCGCGCATCTTCAATTTCGCGCAGGGCATCATGGTGGTGTTCGCCGCGCTGACACTGGTCGGCCTGCATGAAAAGGGCGTGCCCGCGCTGCTGGCCGTTCCGCTCACCCTGGTGGTCATGCTGATCCTCGCCATCGCCATCGAACGCGTGGTGCTTCGACCCCTGGTCAATCAGCCGGACATTATCCTCTTCATGGCCACGATCGGCATCACGCTGTTTCTGGTCGGCTTCGGGGAACTCATTTTCGGCGGCGAGAACAAAGTGATGATCACCGAGCAGTTGGGCATTCCGACCGGCAGCTTCACCTTTGAGCCCTTTGGAGGATTCGTTTCCATCGAGCAGAAGGATTTGACGGCGGTGATCGGTGCGGTGGTGCTGGTGGCCGCGCTGCTGGTGTTCCTCAACAAGTCGAGGATGGGCCGCGCCATCCGTGCGCTTGGAGATGATCATCAGGCAGCCCTTTCGGTCGGCATTTCGCTTTCGACGATCTGGGTGCTGGTCTGGTTCATCGCCGGCATCATCGCTTTGGCGACGGGCATCGTGTGGGGCGCGCGCGCGGGCGTTTCCTTTGCGCTCGAAGTGATCGCCTACAAGGCGCTGCCGGTGCTGATGCTTGGTGGGCTCGAAAGCGTTCTGGGCGCCATCATCGGCGGACTGGCCATCGGCATTCTTGAGAAGCTGTTCGAGATCTATTGGGGCCAGCCGCTTCTGGGCGGCAACACCGAAACCTGGTTCGCCTTCGTGTTTGCACTCATCGTGCTGCTTTTCAGGCCGCAGGGCCTGTTCGGCGAACGTATCATCGAGCGGGTGTGACACGCGATGCTCTACCGTACCGCCGGCCAGTACAAGACAAGCTACCACGCCGACCACGCCCTGTTTCCGGTGAAGCAGGATGCGTGGTTGCTGGGGATCATCCTGCTTTTCGCCTATGCCGTCATTCCCATGACGGCGAGCGAATTCGCTTTCAATGCCTTGCTCATTCCAGTCCTGATCTACGCGCTTGCTGCGCTCGGGCTGAACATTCTCACCGGCTATGCCGGGCAATTGTCGCTTGGAACCGGTGCGTTCATGGGCGTTGGCGCTTATGCCTGCTTCAAGATCGTCACCGCCTTTCCCGAACTCAATATCGTGATCGCGATTGCGCTGTCCGGTCTTTTTTCGGCGGCCGTGGGCGTGGCGTTCGGCCTTCCGTCGCTTCGTATCAAGGGGTTCTATCTCGCGATCACCACGCTGGCGGCACAGTTCTTCCTGGTGTGGCTGTTCGAGAAATGGGGCTGGCTCTACAATTATTCTTCCTCCGGCGCGATTCAGGTCCCGAACATCCAGATGTTCGGGATCACGGTCGCAGGACCGAACGCCGCCCCGATGACACAATATTAC
Protein-coding sequences here:
- a CDS encoding DUF3096 domain-containing protein yields the protein MIFSSLTITPLISLIAGILILVMPRLLNYIVAIYLILIGLVGLFPNLAG
- a CDS encoding Crp/Fnr family transcriptional regulator, whose product is MSERTGIIQSTVWAPELEAVELDRAARGVTERRFSKGNYLCHRGDKVAYWHGVVTGLVKMSSVSQSGKAITFAGIGAGGWFGEGSVLKDEPRKYDLVAIRDTHILMMNRATFIWLYENSAGFNRFLVRQLNERLAQFIATTEYERLLDPKARVARQLSWLSNPLLCPHVGDVIEITQDELALLATVSRPLVNRSLQELAQERLVSFAHGSITILNRQKLGDYGASEDVG
- a CDS encoding ABC transporter ATP-binding protein, with the translated sequence MNMHPEHTEIVAAHDDGIAPGELLMDVRNVSLRFGGVKAITDISFNVRKGEIRAIIGPNGAGKTSMLNVINGFYTPQEGTITFRGVQRRAMKPHHAVRQGIARTFQNVALFKGMSTLDNIMAGRSVKMSRGLGWQMLWHGPALREEIEHREKVEEIIDFLEIQHIRRTPVGKLPYGLQKRVELGRALAMEPSLLLLDEPMAGMNLEEKEDMSRFILDVNRQRGTTICLIEHDMGVVMDLSDRVVVLDYGKKIADGVPDEVKSNQQVIDAYLGVAH
- a CDS encoding AMP-binding protein; this translates as MNATALPAGITLDTFPKYLLLNARRFGDRPSLRHKDYGIWQSWTWAEQLDEVRALAIGLQGMGLSHGERVAVIGANRPRLYWTICAAQSLGAIPVPVYADAVAEELAYVLDHAEVRFAVVQDQEQVDKIQSFAGSIPLLHTIVYDEPRGLRDYDHTHLHSFADVQAEGRSRLAGDPQLGTRWEEGIRSASGDDISVMLYTSGTTGRSKGVMLTAKGSVAAASDTVVFDHLTEKDSVLAYLPLAWVGDHYMNYAQGYVSGFCMNCPESAETVAQDLREIAPSFYFAPPRVFEGLLTSVTIRMEDASKLKQRLYRYFIGVARKHGESILEGRPVPLGARLSYALGRFFIYEPLKNVLGMSNIRVAYTAGEAIGQDLFSFFRSLGINLKQLYGQTEAFLYVTCQKDGAVRSDAVGPAAPNVEIRVSDAGEVQFRSPGQFSGYFKQDEATRETVTDDGFVKTGDAGFFEADGQLRIIDRAKDVGKLNDGALFAPKYIENVLKFFPNIKEAVAFGHGKDFVTAFINIDLQAVGNWAEKNNIAYASYQELAGHPEVYRMIAGHVDETNRRLAQEPMMAGAQIRRFLVLHKELDADDGELTRTQKVRRSFVADRYEPLIDALYDGSAEKSVETEVTYEDGRKGRIRATVRIDDAPTYGGKAPIREAAE
- a CDS encoding branched-chain amino acid ABC transporter permease, with the protein product MEWLDSVFVKPFQDMVAAPDFLLQVLWEGLVAGVLYALIALGFVLIYKSSRIFNFAQGIMVVFAALTLVGLHEKGVPALLAVPLTLVVMLILAIAIERVVLRPLVNQPDIILFMATIGITLFLVGFGELIFGGENKVMITEQLGIPTGSFTFEPFGGFVSIEQKDLTAVIGAVVLVAALLVFLNKSRMGRAIRALGDDHQAALSVGISLSTIWVLVWFIAGIIALATGIVWGARAGVSFALEVIAYKALPVLMLGGLESVLGAIIGGLAIGILEKLFEIYWGQPLLGGNTETWFAFVFALIVLLFRPQGLFGERIIERV
- a CDS encoding branched-chain amino acid ABC transporter permease gives rise to the protein MLYRTAGQYKTSYHADHALFPVKQDAWLLGIILLFAYAVIPMTASEFAFNALLIPVLIYALAALGLNILTGYAGQLSLGTGAFMGVGAYACFKIVTAFPELNIVIAIALSGLFSAAVGVAFGLPSLRIKGFYLAITTLAAQFFLVWLFEKWGWLYNYSSSGAIQVPNIQMFGITVAGPNAAPMTQYYFVLGVVTLVTWFAINITRGRIGRIWKSVRDMDIAAELVGINLMKAKLSAFAISSYIVGVAGALFVFLWRGAAEPNLFDIPLSFRVLFIAIIGGLGSILGNYLGAILIVALPVVLSTLPGMLGIPLQSATAEHLNVMIVGATIILFLIVEPHGLARFWQIIREKLIMWPFPH